AGCGACGTTGCGGAGACCGGCGGCCTCGCTGCGACGGCGCGCCTCCACCAGCATCCGCTCCTGCAGGTCCATGGCGAAGACATGACCTTCCGCCCCAACGACTGCGGCAGCGGGAAGGGCCAGATAGCCTGTTCCGCAGCCGAAATCGGCGAGGCGTGACCCCGCCGTAACGCCCAGACTTTCCAGGATCGACTCCGGCGGCAGCAGTTCTCGCCGGCGCGGGTTGTCCAGTTTGGCAAAGCTTCCGCTGTCAAAGACGTGGCTCATCGATTCACCTTCTTTGTAGACGTTACGTCAGCAACCCTTCCCGAAACGCCAGCAGGTAGCGCCGGAAACCGGGATCCTTTTCTAGGAGCGTCTCGGTGCTGCGCAGCGAGGCCATCAGCCCCTTGTTTTCCGGATCCAGGATCGCTCCGTCCAGGCCGGCGTAGATGGCCAGTGTCAGGAAGGTGCGGTTGAGGAGCGACCGCGCCGGCATGCCGTAGGAGATGTTGGAGATGCCGCAGAGGATGTGCACCTTCGGAAACTCCTCGCGGATGCAACGGATGATCTCGAGGCCAAAGTTGCCCCAGTGTTCATCCTCCCCGATGGGACGGATGAAGGGGTCGAGATAGATGTCCTCAAAATCGACGCCGTCGCTGACAAGTCGCTCCACAAGGGAACGGGTGACTTGCAGTTCTTCCTCCACCGTGTTCGGCACACCCCCGTCATTGAAACAGAGAGCCACCACCTTGCAGCCATAGGCCTTAACGAGCGGGATCAGCATCTGGTAGCGGCTCTCTTCCGCCGATATGGCGTTAATGATGGCCCTCCCCTTGTGAACCCGCAAGGCGGCTTCCAGGGCGAGCGGGTTGGGGCTGTCCAGGCAGACGGGCTCGTTGACAACCGTTTGCACCGTCTCGACGAGCCACCGCAAGGCGTCGGGCTCACGATGACGCAAAGTGGTGCAGTTTAGATCGAGCACATCGGCGCCGCAGAGCTTCTGCCGCAGCGCCAGGTCCTGAATGAAAGTCACGTTCCTCGATATGACAGCGCCTTCGATACCGGGGCGCGCTGTGTTGATCTTTTCCCCCACGATCAGCATCTTATCATCCCTTCTCCACTTCTTGCGGCTGCGCCGCCGCGAATCAGGGGGTTCTCTGCGGACGCGAAACCAAAAAACCCTGCCCGCGGCAGGGTGTGTCCGTTATCTGTTACTGGCCGGATTCAAGCAGGTCGGCGCATAACTGGAGGATGTCGCTCACGGAGAGGATGCCGACCACCTTCTCCCCGGCGACGACAGGCAGGCAACTGACCTTGTAGCGTCGCATCATGCGGACGCTGTCAGCCAGGGGCATCGTGGCCTCCACATAGACAGGGTTTTTGGTCATCACCCATTCCACCGGCGTCAAGGGGATCACGCCGGGGGAGCGCATGGCTTTGTCGATGTCATGAAAAGCGACGATGCCGACGAGGCGTTCCTTGTCATCGATGACCGGCAGGCGCCGGATGTTTTTCTCCGTCATCATCCGCAGGGCGTCCCGGATCGGTGTGAATATGCCGGTAGTGATTACTGGGGCGACCATCTTGTCCCGAACGATCATGGCGGCCAACCTGCCTTTCCGAATGTTTTGAAAGACTGGGTGGTAATCCATTTCGGCAAAGGCGGAGGAAATCCTCCTTACCCCTCCCCGTTCCGGGAGCGGTTTTTTGGGATGTCCAGTTCGCGCCACATGATGATGGCGTCTTCCCCCGTGTCGGTGTAATAGCCTCGCCGGCAGCCCACTTCCTGGAAGCCCCGCTTGCGGTAGAGCGCCAGCGCGTTCGTGTTGGAAGGCCGGACCTCCAGGGTGATCCGCTCCCCGCCGAGTTGGGCCGTTTCAAAAAAGATGTACTCCAGCAGCGCCTCGCCAAGTCCTTCTCCACGCCGCTCCGGGTGAACGGCGATGGTGGTGATGTGCACCTCGTCAAGGATGATCCAGACGCCGGCATAGCCGATCACCCGCTCCCCCTTCTCCGGCTCAGCGGAGAAAAGGGCGACGCGCGCCTCCTTTTCCGCCGGTTCGACACAGACCCAGTAATGGGAGAGGCGACTCTCCGTCAGTTCAGTTACAAAGGCGCTGCGGCTCCAAGGCGTCGGGAAGGAGACATGCTCGATCGCCAGGACCTCGTCCACATCCTTGACCGTCATGGGCCGGAAGTAATAGTTGACTTCTTCGTTTCCCATATCTACGCCTCCGGCGCAACCCGGCAAGCAACCGGATGCGTTCCATGCTTTTTCGCCCAGTTGACCTCCGCCTCCGACGGACGGATATACATGGGGGCCAGGTTGTGCAGGTCGTCGACGTCGCCCTGTCGCAGGCGCCGCCAGCCGAGGCGGGCCACCTGGCTGCCGCGGGGGTAGCGGGTTTCGGCGGGAGCGAAGAGGGCGCTCTCGCCGAGGGCTTCTTGAAGTAGTTCCCGGTAGACGGGAACGGCGTCGCCTAGAAAGAGGACCTGCCCGCGTGTTTCCGGCGCCTGGGGTGCTCTAGATGCTCCCGATGATTCCGGCGTTACCGGCGAATATTCCATCCGACGGCGCAACTGTTCCAGAAGTTCCTTCGGCGCGATAGCCTGGTCTTCGCCCACCTTCTCCAGGCCCCCTGCCCCACCCCGGTAGAGGCTGGTGTAGACCTCGTTCTTGCGGGCATCGAGGATTGGGCAGATGTATCCCTGAAAGGGCCAACCATTCCAGACCAGCGCCTCCAGCGTCGGCACGCCGACGACCGGCAGGCCCAGCGGGTGGGCCATCCCCTTCACCGTCGCCAGGCCGATGCGAAGGCCTGTGAAGGAGCCGGGACCGATGGCGACGGCCAACCCGGCCATGTCGGCCAGCGACAACTCCGCCAGGGCAAGCAGTTGTTCGATAGCAGGCAGCAGCCGCTTCGAATGGGGCCGGTCATTATGTAAAAAGGTTTCCGCCACCACCTGCTCATCGTCGACGACGGCCAGCGCCGTCACGCGGGTGGAACAGTCGATCCCAAGAACGTACACGTTTCTCTCCACTCCTTCACCAGGGCCTCCGGCCGCTCTCCGAGGCCGGTCAATTCAACGATTCGCCCTGCGGCGACGTTGCCCTCGACTTCGTTCACCCTTACCCCAACTGTTTCCCCTTCCTCATCCAGGTGGGAGAGTCGGATTGTCAGCGCCTCGTCGGGAATCAGGCCGCCGAGACGTTCCGGCCATTCGATACAGAGGACGCCCTCGCCGCGCAGGTAATCGGCCCAACCGATTTCCCAGACCTGATCAGGCTCGCCCAGCCGGTAGAGGTCGAAATGGTAGATGGGAACGCGTCCCTCATATTCGTGGACAAGGGTAAACGTCGGGCTCGTCACCCGTCCCCCATAACCGAGGCTGCGGGCGAGGCCGCGAACGAGCGTTGTCTTACCGGCGCCCAGGTCGCCGTGAAGCAGCAGGATATCCCCCGGTTGAACCCGTTCGGCCAGCCACCTCCCCAGTTCCTCAGTGGCCGACTCATCGGGCAGGATTGTCTGCCATCGTTGTTCCGTCAATGCGGTGGTTCCCTCGCAATCTATCCAAAAGCGTTTATAATATGCCTTTTCAAATGCGCCTTTTCGAATGCGTCTTTTCTAGCAACGTTCCTATCGTTTGTACCAGTATTCCCCTTAATCGGCGCCGACAGCCCTGTTTCTCCCTATCCTGTCTAGGCCTTTTGTCAAGACCGCCTTAATCAGATCACGGCATTGTCGTGATAAACGGCCATCACCTTCTGGATGTCCTCCCAGACCGGACGCTTTTTTGCAGGATCCCGCAACAGCGCCGCCGGGTGAAAGGTGGGCATGATCAGGCGACCATCCTTGCGCGCCCACTTGCCCCGGTCCCGTGTGATCCGGGCATTGGGATCGATCAGGGTTTGCGTGGCTAAGGCGCCAAGGCAGATGATGATCTGTGGGTTGATGATCTCGATCTGCCGATCCAGGTGAACCCGGCAGGCTCTTACCTCGTTCGGAAGAGGCAGACGGTTTCCAGGCGGGCGGCATTTCACCACATTGGCGATGTATACCTCGGGACGTGGGAACTTTCCCGCGATCAATATCCTGTCCAACAATTGACCCGCCGCGCCCACAAAAGGACGGCCCAAGCGGTCTTCTTCCGCCCCTGGCCCCTCGCCGACGAGCATCAACCGCGCTTCGGGATTCCCCTCGCCGAAGACGACCTGTCTGCAACCATCCCGCAGGGGGCAGGCGCGGCATTCCTTCACCATGGCTTCATATTCTGCTAATTCGGCTCGACGGTTCATATAGACACCCCTATCCCATCGTACACGAAAAAATCGGATATGGCAAAAGGACAATCATCAGAATAGCGCCTATCCCATCAAAAGCACAAAGCTGGCACCGTACAAAAACGATGCCAGCTTGTGTATAATCGCATACGCTCTCTTAGCCAAACAACGCCAGCAGTTCCCCCGCCTTCCCCCGGTTGGCGCCGTCACAACTGACAAACCGTTGCACATGGAAGCGCTCGATGCGGGCAGCGTCGTAGGCCTTTTGCGTAAAATCGGTGTCGTGATTGGAGATGAGCACAGAGACGCCCTGTTCGGCCAACCGGCGCGCCAGTTCGGCCAGTATCCATTGCTCCGATTCGCCGAAGCCGCCGGCGCTGTAGCTGGTGAAGTTCGATGTCTGGGAGAGGGGCACATAGGGCGGATCGCAGTAGACTACATCGCCGGGACGAGCTGTCGCCATCGTTTGGGTGAAGTCCTGGCAGAGAAACTCAGCGTCACGGGCTTTTTCCGTAAAGAACCGGAGTTCCCGTTCAGGAAAATAAGGTTTCTTGTACCGTCCCACCGGCGCGTTGAACTTGCCGCTGGCGTTGTAGCGACAGAGGCCGTTGTAGCCATGACGGTTCAGGTAGATGAAAAGGGCCGATTTGAGGACCCCATCGTCTGTGGTGTTGAAGCGTTCTCTGAATTCGTAGTACCGTTCCGGCTGGTTATTCTCCTCCGTGAAAAAGGAACGGCAGTATTCAATGAAATCTTCTCCGCCCGTTTTTACCGTCTGGTATAGGCGGATCAGATCGTCGTTGCTGTCAGCCAACAGGTTTTCCTTGAAACCGGTGTTCAGGAAGACGGCGGCGGAACCGGCGAAGGGTTCAATCAGCCGGTTGCCTGCGGGGAGGACGGCCTGGATGCGGTGGATGATCCGGTACTTGTTGCCTGCCCATTTCAAAAAAGGTCGCTGTCGCATCTACATGCACTCCCTTTGCGAATACCTTTCAGTTCGTCCCTGTCGCCCTTATCTCCTCCATTCCCTATGATTGTGAACAGATAGACGCAAAAAAAGCCCCCAAAAAGAGGGAGCTTACTCGTTAGAAAAAAGACAGAGGACGCTTGCGTTACGTTGACGTCCCGGTCTTCCGGCTCTCTGCCCCACCAGCGCAGATCAGCCAACCGCTGCCGATGGTGGCATTCCACATGCGGTCGATCCGTTCACGCAATTGGTACACATCAAAGGGCTTAGTCAGGTAGCCGATAGCGCCTTCCTGTAACGCCTGCTGGATGAGGTTTTCGTCGGAAAATGCGGTCATCAGCACAACTTTGATGTCAGGATTTTGCTTCATCATCTGCAACATGGCCTGAAAGCCATCCAGTCCAGGCATACGCACATCCATCAAGACAAAAGGGATGTCGCCCTCTTCCACTTTGCGAACCGCTTCGATGCCGTTGACGGCGGTGTATACTTTATATCCGGCGTCTTGGAGGATGATCCGCAACAGCGACCGGACACCGGCTTGATCATCAACAACGAGAATTCTTTTCCCGGCTTCCATTGGTGCCTCACCTCTCGACAAAATCCGACAATCAATTTACAGCTTATCATGTATTTACCAATTCTCCTTACTTCCGCAAATTCCTGCCGAATTTTGAATTTCCACCGGGAAAAGAGACAATTTTTTCCGAACTTTTTTGTTTTAAAATCCTCGTCATTGAACCTTTTCGGTCGACCTATCTGCTTTTCCGGCCGTTTTATCTTCTTTTATGGATACTTTTTCCTCTTTTGGGTTAGTTTTTCTGCCTTTTGCGTCTACTTTTCGGTCGAATATACCATCCTTCCCTTGATCCAGACCTGGGTGACACTGCTGCGCGTATCAAAGGGATGACCGTCCCAGAGAACCACATCGGCCTGTTTGCCCGCTTCCAGGCTGCCGACGGACCCCTCCAAGCCGAGAATGCGGGCGGCATGGAGGCTGATGGCGCGCAGTGCCGTCTCCTCGTCCATGCCGTGGCGCACGGCGAGGCCGGCGCAGAGGGGCAGGTACTGGATGGGGATGACAGGGTGATCGGTCATCAGCGCCACCAGGACGCCGGCGGCATGGAGGATGCCGGCCGTGGCCGGTGTGATTTCCCGCATCTCCACCTTGGCCCGGTTGACGAGGGAGGGGCCGACGATAGCGGGGACGCCGGCCTCAGCCAGTTCGCCGGCGATCAGGTGGCCCTCGGTGCAGTGCTCCAGCACCGCCTGCAAGCCATACTCCCGGACGATGCGCAGGCCTGTGAGCAGATCATCGGCCCGGTGGGCGTGCAGGCGCAAGGGGACCTGCCGCGCAAGCAGCGGCTGCATCGCTTCCCAGCGTAAATCGAGTTCTGGCGCTTTGGATGGCTCGCCTGCTGTCTCCGACCGCCTGCGCCCATACTCGCGCGCCCTGGCCAGCGCCTCCCGCAGCAGCGCCGCCGAGGCCATGCGGGTGATCGGCGCCTTCTTCCGCTCCGTGTAGACGCGCTTCGGGTTTTCCCCGAGGGCGGCCTTGACGGCGGCGCCGTTGCGGACAACCCGCTCGGCGAGGGGGCCGGCCGTCTTCATGATCACGGCCTGTCCACCGATAATATTGGCGCTGCCCGGCAGCACACAGACGGTCGTCACGCCGCCCCGCAGGGCGTCGGAAAAGGCGGGATCGACCGGGTTGATGCCGTCTAACGCCTGCAGGTGGGGCGTCAGCGGATCCGACGTTTCGTTCAGGTCATCGCCCTCGACCGGCGCCCCCTCTTCGACGATGCCGAGATGGCAGTGGGGGTCGATGAAACCGGGGAGGACCCGTTTCCCTCGGGCGTCAATCACCGCAACGGGCCCAGAAAGCGCAAGTCCCGCCAGTCCCACCGGCAACCTGCCATCACCGGCGTCGCCTTCAACAGCGTCGGGCCCCACAGCGATAATCGTCCCCTCATCGTCAAAGGCAACAAAGCCGGGGGAATAGTTCTCCCCGGCCAGTGTGATCACATGTCCGCCACGAATCACTGTCGCCATGGCGCTACCCTTCCAATGTAAAGGCCGCGCGCGTTTCGCCGACGACCTGTTTGACGTTGTTTTTCACGGCATAGCGGTCATGGGCAGCCAAGGCCTTGCGCTGCTCCACTGACAGGACGCCCATTTGGCTCAAGGCCTCCAAAACGATCGGTCCGAGGACCTTCATGTTGCCGTCTTCGACCTTCGCCGCCAGGCCCCAGCCCTTCTCCGGCACGGCCAGCGCATAGACGCCGTCAGCGCCGATCTTGGCGACGACGGCCCCTTTTGTCACCGCCATCAGGTCCGTATCGAGCCGCCCTGTCCCGGAGATCAGGAAGGGGTGATCGACCATGGCCTGGCGGATGCGGGAGCAGGCCTTTCGCCGTTCCGCCGTTCCGTGGTTGGCCAGGCCCAAGCGGGCGAAGGACAGGGCGATGTTCTCGAGCGGCATGCCGTAGACAGGGATGCTGCAGCCGTCGACGCCGATGACCACATCCTCCGGCTTGACGCCGGCCATGTCGGCAACGGCGGCCAGGATCTCCACCTCGGCGGGATGCTTCGGGTCGAAGTAGTTGTCGATGGGCAAACCCTTGAACAGGGCGTAGGCGAGCACGCCCGTGTGCTTGCCCGAACAGTTACAATGGAGCACAGTCGGCTTCTGCCCGGCCGCCCGCAAGGCATCGGCTGTTTTGCGATCAAAGGGGGTGTGGGTGCCGCAGGCCAGGGCGGTTTCAGCGAGGCCGATCCTCTGTAGCGATTCCAAGACGACGCGGCGGTGCTCCTCCTCGCCGGCATGGGAACTGGCGAAGATGGCCAGGTGTTCATCGCCGAGACCGAAGTGTTCCAGTCCCCCCTGTTCAACGAGGGGCAGGGTCATCAGCGGTTTTGACGAGGAACGCATATAGGTGAGGGCCGGTTCGCCCACGGCGGCGACGCGGCGCCCCTCTCCGTCGACAACGACAATCGCGCCCCGGTGACGGTTTTCCAC
The Heliomicrobium undosum genome window above contains:
- a CDS encoding methyltetrahydrofolate cobalamin methyltransferase, with protein sequence MLIVGEKINTARPGIEGAVISRNVTFIQDLALRQKLCGADVLDLNCTTLRHREPDALRWLVETVQTVVNEPVCLDSPNPLALEAALRVHKGRAIINAISAEESRYQMLIPLVKAYGCKVVALCFNDGGVPNTVEEELQVTRSLVERLVSDGVDFEDIYLDPFIRPIGEDEHWGNFGLEIIRCIREEFPKVHILCGISNISYGMPARSLLNRTFLTLAIYAGLDGAILDPENKGLMASLRSTETLLEKDPGFRRYLLAFREGLLT
- a CDS encoding CBS domain-containing protein; amino-acid sequence: MIVRDKMVAPVITTGIFTPIRDALRMMTEKNIRRLPVIDDKERLVGIVAFHDIDKAMRSPGVIPLTPVEWVMTKNPVYVEATMPLADSVRMMRRYKVSCLPVVAGEKVVGILSVSDILQLCADLLESGQ
- the rimI gene encoding ribosomal protein S18-alanine N-acetyltransferase; translation: MGNEEVNYYFRPMTVKDVDEVLAIEHVSFPTPWSRSAFVTELTESRLSHYWVCVEPAEKEARVALFSAEPEKGERVIGYAGVWIILDEVHITTIAVHPERRGEGLGEALLEYIFFETAQLGGERITLEVRPSNTNALALYRKRGFQEVGCRRGYYTDTGEDAIIMWRELDIPKNRSRNGEG
- the tsaB gene encoding tRNA (adenosine(37)-N6)-threonylcarbamoyltransferase complex dimerization subunit type 1 TsaB, giving the protein MYVLGIDCSTRVTALAVVDDEQVVAETFLHNDRPHSKRLLPAIEQLLALAELSLADMAGLAVAIGPGSFTGLRIGLATVKGMAHPLGLPVVGVPTLEALVWNGWPFQGYICPILDARKNEVYTSLYRGGAGGLEKVGEDQAIAPKELLEQLRRRMEYSPVTPESSGASRAPQAPETRGQVLFLGDAVPVYRELLQEALGESALFAPAETRYPRGSQVARLGWRRLRQGDVDDLHNLAPMYIRPSEAEVNWAKKHGTHPVACRVAPEA
- the tsaE gene encoding tRNA (adenosine(37)-N6)-threonylcarbamoyltransferase complex ATPase subunit type 1 TsaE; translated protein: MTEQRWQTILPDESATEELGRWLAERVQPGDILLLHGDLGAGKTTLVRGLARSLGYGGRVTSPTFTLVHEYEGRVPIYHFDLYRLGEPDQVWEIGWADYLRGEGVLCIEWPERLGGLIPDEALTIRLSHLDEEGETVGVRVNEVEGNVAAGRIVELTGLGERPEALVKEWRETCTFLGSTVPPA
- a CDS encoding uracil-DNA glycosylase encodes the protein MNRRAELAEYEAMVKECRACPLRDGCRQVVFGEGNPEARLMLVGEGPGAEEDRLGRPFVGAAGQLLDRILIAGKFPRPEVYIANVVKCRPPGNRLPLPNEVRACRVHLDRQIEIINPQIIICLGALATQTLIDPNARITRDRGKWARKDGRLIMPTFHPAALLRDPAKKRPVWEDIQKVMAVYHDNAVI
- a CDS encoding Dam family site-specific DNA-(adenine-N6)-methyltransferase, with protein sequence MRQRPFLKWAGNKYRIIHRIQAVLPAGNRLIEPFAGSAAVFLNTGFKENLLADSNDDLIRLYQTVKTGGEDFIEYCRSFFTEENNQPERYYEFRERFNTTDDGVLKSALFIYLNRHGYNGLCRYNASGKFNAPVGRYKKPYFPERELRFFTEKARDAEFLCQDFTQTMATARPGDVVYCDPPYVPLSQTSNFTSYSAGGFGESEQWILAELARRLAEQGVSVLISNHDTDFTQKAYDAARIERFHVQRFVSCDGANRGKAGELLALFG
- a CDS encoding response regulator → MEAGKRILVVDDQAGVRSLLRIILQDAGYKVYTAVNGIEAVRKVEEGDIPFVLMDVRMPGLDGFQAMLQMMKQNPDIKVVLMTAFSDENLIQQALQEGAIGYLTKPFDVYQLRERIDRMWNATIGSGWLICAGGAESRKTGTST
- a CDS encoding amidohydrolase, translating into MATVIRGGHVITLAGENYSPGFVAFDDEGTIIAVGPDAVEGDAGDGRLPVGLAGLALSGPVAVIDARGKRVLPGFIDPHCHLGIVEEGAPVEGDDLNETSDPLTPHLQALDGINPVDPAFSDALRGGVTTVCVLPGSANIIGGQAVIMKTAGPLAERVVRNGAAVKAALGENPKRVYTERKKAPITRMASAALLREALARAREYGRRRSETAGEPSKAPELDLRWEAMQPLLARQVPLRLHAHRADDLLTGLRIVREYGLQAVLEHCTEGHLIAGELAEAGVPAIVGPSLVNRAKVEMREITPATAGILHAAGVLVALMTDHPVIPIQYLPLCAGLAVRHGMDEETALRAISLHAARILGLEGSVGSLEAGKQADVVLWDGHPFDTRSSVTQVWIKGRMVYSTEK
- a CDS encoding asparaginase — encoded protein: MSAVLVEVVRGSMVENRHRGAIVVVDGEGRRVAAVGEPALTYMRSSSKPLMTLPLVEQGGLEHFGLGDEHLAIFASSHAGEEEHRRVVLESLQRIGLAETALACGTHTPFDRKTADALRAAGQKPTVLHCNCSGKHTGVLAYALFKGLPIDNYFDPKHPAEVEILAAVADMAGVKPEDVVIGVDGCSIPVYGMPLENIALSFARLGLANHGTAERRKACSRIRQAMVDHPFLISGTGRLDTDLMAVTKGAVVAKIGADGVYALAVPEKGWGLAAKVEDGNMKVLGPIVLEALSQMGVLSVEQRKALAAHDRYAVKNNVKQVVGETRAAFTLEG